Part of the Woronichinia naegeliana WA131 genome, GGTTCGTCGAGTAGCAGTTAGTCCCGATGGACAAACGATTGCCATCGCTGGTGGGAAAGAAAGGGTAGTGATGTGGAATCTGAATATGGATGATTTACTGGTACAGGGTTGTGAGAAGGTACGTTATTATTTGAAGAAAACCAATGCTAAATTGAGTGAGGAGGACAAGGACTTGTGCGATGGGATTTGATCCTTCCCTGCTTCCATTAAAAAGAGAGGAGGATTGGAGGGTGGTTGGATTGCGATCGCTTTTTAGCATGAGAAGGAAAGGTGATCGCTTTTTGAGGGATGATGAGATTTAGGAGATGGTGCTATAATTCACATAATCAAATTCAGGATAAATTCTATGTCATTAGAAGCTACTTATGAACAAGGAACATTGAGATTATCACAACCAATAACACTAGAAGAAGGAAGTAAAGTACAAGTAATTATCATTCCTCTAGAGTCTAATGAGCAACCAAAAAGAACATTAGAAATTTTAAAAAAGATTGCTGAACTTCCTTTAGAGGGGAAGATAGATACTTTTGATGGCAAGGATCACGATCAAATTTTATATTGTTAATAGTTTATGATTTTTGTAGATACGGGTGCTTGGTTTGCCAGTATTGTTCCTTCAGATTCTGACCATCAAAATGCTATTTTATGGTTAACTAATAACACACAATCTTTAGTAACCACTGACTATGTAATTGATGAAACATTAACTTTATTAAGAGCAAGAGGAGAAAGCAAAAGGGCAATTACTTTAGGAGAAGCTTTCTTCTCAGGTGAATTGGCAACTATCTATTATTTAACAGAAGAAGATATTCGCCTAACTTGGCAAATTTTTCGTGATTATTCTGACAAAAAATGGAGTTTCACGGATTGTAGCAGCAAGGTTATCATGAAAAAATTAGGTATTATCCAAGCATTTTCGTTTGATTATCATTTTCGTCAATTTGGTATTTTTCAAGTCGTTCCGTAATGTATCGTTTTTCTTTTGTCTCTGGATAGAGATCGCATTTTGAGAATGTGGGGGAATGCGATCGCAGATTAAGAAATCGGAAGCCAACCAAAAAGTTTAGCCGCACCAGCTATCAGAGCCACAATCAAGGCCGCTAGAATGCCTCTATTGAGAAATTCTTGATTTTCGAGACGCTTACCGATACCTGTTACTTTCTCGTCAAGGGTTTTGCCTTGTCCTGAGAGTTTTTCATCAAGGGTTTTAACTTGTCCTGAGAATTTTTCATCAAGGTTTTTAATTTGTCCTGAGAATTTTTCATCAAGGTTTTTAATTTGTCCTGAAAGTTTTTCATCAAGAGCTTTAATCTCTCCCTTGATTTCTACCTGGGATATTTTGAGGTCGGTTAAGTCGTCTCGAATGTCCTTAAGGTCTTTCTGGATACTGACTAAAATATCTTCTAGCTTAATTTCAACGGTAGGGTTCGGCATAGGTTACGCTTTCGTTGGATTTGTGAATGGATGGGGAGAAATTAGCCGATTGTCTCTTTATGCTTTCTAGGATAACGGATTGTGGTAGTGATTCGATAGTAGTGGTGGCAGCTTAAGCCTTTGCTAATTGGGCATGGTAGTCGTGTATAAAGTACCAAATTGCCCCAAGATGAACCATGAACCATGTTCTTTAAATCCCTAAAAGGCTTGCTGTGTCTAAAACTGAGAATTGCTGCATTCATTGGGTCTTAGATCAGGAGACTCCTTCAGGCAAATAGTATTTTTGTCCTTCACTACCATCCTAACGAGATTCTTGGCTATCTTGTGAATTCTTCCGAAATCTTTGTTATCTTCAGACTTAAGTTCCTTAAAAAACCCCGCAATGCCCTCAACCGTCTCGACTCAACGGATGCAAATCACTGACGACCTTAATCAACTGCTTGATATTCTTCCCCTTGCCATTCGTACAATCCTTCAGCAACATCCCCAACGCGATCGCCTCATCGAAGTGGTTATGGATCTGGGACGCTTACCGGAAGCCCGTTTTCCCAAAAAAGCCATCTATCTAGGCGAAACGCCCATTAGTATGGATGACTTGCAATATTCCATTGAACGAGTTGGTCTGTTTAGTGGCGATAATCGAGCCGGTATCGAGCGCACCCTACACCGTATTAGTGCCATTCGTAACCGGACTGATAAAATCATTGGTCTTACCTGTCGGGTCGGACGGGCAGTGTTTGGAACAATTGCCATGATTCGGGATTTGGTGGAAACCGGCAATTCTATTTTGTTATTAGGTCGTCCTGGTGTGGGTAAAACAACGGCTTTGCGAGAGATTGCCAGGGTTTTGGCCGATGATCTGCATAAGCGGGTCGTGATTATTGATACCTCTAATGAAATTGCTGGTGATGGTGATATTCCCCATCCGGCGATCGGTCG contains:
- a CDS encoding PIN domain-containing protein, which produces MIFVDTGAWFASIVPSDSDHQNAILWLTNNTQSLVTTDYVIDETLTLLRARGESKRAITLGEAFFSGELATIYYLTEEDIRLTWQIFRDYSDKKWSFTDCSSKVIMKKLGIIQAFSFDYHFRQFGIFQVVP
- a CDS encoding antitoxin family protein; the protein is MSLEATYEQGTLRLSQPITLEEGSKVQVIIIPLESNEQPKRTLEILKKIAELPLEGKIDTFDGKDHDQILYC